A section of the Archocentrus centrarchus isolate MPI-CPG fArcCen1 chromosome 20, fArcCen1, whole genome shotgun sequence genome encodes:
- the inhbaa gene encoding inhibin subunit beta Aa yields MSVLPLLSWTLLLLVQVQSCGSTSDPASRLQPLSLTVHPHRQPLPDVASSSHCPSCALARMRRNEGVAAGDAMAGHDQDEEDAAQQDVVEAVKRHILNMLHLQARPNITRPVPRAALLNALRKLHVGRVAEDGSVQIEGEEEVRGRGSRGRGGGGGGAAASAAGDGSDAQETTEIITFAEPGEAPGTVNFVLSKEGGDLSLVEQANVWLFLRLAKTNRSRAKVTIRLFQQHHPSSGHSSLPQDDILLAEKTVDTRRSGWHTFPVSGAVQALLQSTTSSTLSLRVSCPLCAETGATIVLVSGSSETLQRSNQREQSHRPFLMAVVRQGDGSDSQRRRKRGLECDGKVRVCCKRQFYVDFKDIGWNDWIIAPRGYHANYCEGECPSHVASITGSTLSFHSTVISHYRMRGYSPFQNVKSCCVPTRLRAMSMLYYNEEQKIIKKDVQNMIVEECGCS; encoded by the exons ATGTCAGTGTTACCCCTGCTCAGCTGGACCCTCCTGCTCCTGGTCCAGGTGCAGAGCTGCGGCTCCACCTCGGACCCGGCGTCCAGGCTCCAGCCGCTTTCCCTGACCGTCCATCCACACCGCCAGCCGCTGCCGGACGTCGCCTCCAGCTCCCACTGCCCCTCCTGTGCCCTGGCCAGGATGCGGAGGAACGAAGGGGTCGCGGCGGGGGATGCCATGGCGGGGCACGACCAAGATGAAGAGGACGCGGCTCAGCAGGATGTGGTGGAGGCAGTGAAGAGGCACATCCTCAACATGCTGCACCTCCAGGCCCGACCCAACATCACCCGGCCCGTGCCGCGCGCCGCGCTCCTCAACGCCCTGCGCAAGCTCCACGTGGGGCGAGTGGCGGAGGACGGCAGCGTGCAGAtcgagggggaggaggaggtgagaggGAGGGGAAGccggggaagaggaggaggagggggaggggcgGCAGCATCAGCGGCGGGAGACGGCAGCGATGCACAGGAGACGACAGAAATCATCACCTTCGCCGAGCCTG GTGAGGCTCCCGGCACGGTGAACTTCGTCCTCTCTAAAGAAGGAGGTGATCTGTCTCTGGTGGAACAGGCGAACGTCTGGCTCTTCCTCCGTTTGGCCAAGACCAACCGCAGCAGAGCCAAAGTCACCATCCGCCTCTTCCAGCAACACCACCCTTCCAGCGGACATTCGTCTCTGCCGCAGGACGACATCCTCCTGGCGGAGAAGACGGTGGACACGCGTCGCAGCGGCTGGCACACCTTCCCGGTGTCGGGGGCTGTGCAGGCGCTGCTCCAGAGCACCACGAGCTCAACCCTGAGCCTCAGGGTTTCCTGCCCGCTCTGCGCCGAGACCGGCGCCACGATCGTCCTCGTCTCAGGAAGCTCTGAGACGTTGCAGCGCAGTAACCAGCGGGAGCAATCCCACCGGCCTTTCCTCATGGCTGTGGTCCGGCAGGGGGATGGCAGCGACTCGCAGCGGCGCAGGAAGCGTGGGCTGGAATGTGACGGGAAGGTGCGTGTCTGCTGCAAACGGCAGTTCTACGTTGACTTCAAAGACATTGGCTGGAACGACTGGATAATCGCACCACGCGGTTATCACGCTAACTACTGCGAGGGCGAGTGCCCCTCCCACGTGGCGAGCATCACCGGGTCCACGCTGTCCTTCCACTCCACGGTCATCAGCCACTACCGCATGAGGGGCTACAGCCCCTTCCAGAACGTGAAGTCGTGCTGCGTGCCCACCCGGCTACGAGCCATGTCCATGCTGTACTACAATGAGGAGCAGAAGATCATCAAGAAGGACGTCCAGAACATGATCGTGGAGGAGTGCGGCTGCTCATAA